One Microbacterium sp. zg-B96 genomic region harbors:
- a CDS encoding sugar phosphorylase, whose amino-acid sequence MTDVDAAALRDRLAPLVTQLYASDGTEVLAGLLSLVERWAPALRGAGRPRPDQGSAYLITYGDAFRRPGQAPLHTLAEVLREHVGDAVTDVHLLPIYPWTSDDGFGVVDHRQVNPDLGSWDDVADVRTDHALALDFVANHVSSASAWFRGWLAGDPRYAGYFLDPGGDFDVSQVVRPRTTPLVHEYPRPDGTTTRAWTTFGPDQVDVDPRTPAVLLELTDVLLGYLARGATTVRLDAIGFLWKEPGTTCIHLPQTHAVIRIWRALVDALAPGILLLTETNVPHADNVRYFGDGSDEAHMVYQFALPPLVLHAFVTGRATVLTEWASGIGPVSDSATWFNFLASHDGIGLRPTEGLLTDDDRALLVERTLARGGQVSLARRPDGTSGVYELNTNYLDALVSPESADPDGDAVARGLAAHAILLSVVGVPAIYYHSLLGSGQDRAGMEESGIPRRINREVLDADRLRAEASSSPRRTGMLQGLRGLLAARRGLPGLSPFAAQRVERLDERVVVIRRAAGTPDEVVAVTNVSGDPVHLPMLSGTDVLTGIRHHGLRLGPHGYAWLVGARGTPGSGLPG is encoded by the coding sequence ATGACCGACGTGGATGCCGCGGCGTTGCGCGACCGGCTCGCGCCGCTGGTGACGCAGCTCTATGCTTCCGACGGCACGGAGGTGCTGGCGGGCCTGCTCTCCCTCGTTGAGCGGTGGGCGCCCGCCCTGCGCGGTGCAGGACGCCCCAGGCCGGATCAGGGGAGTGCCTACCTGATCACCTACGGGGATGCGTTCCGTCGGCCCGGCCAGGCGCCGCTGCACACGCTGGCCGAGGTGCTGCGTGAGCACGTCGGCGATGCCGTCACCGACGTGCACCTGCTGCCGATCTACCCCTGGACGTCCGACGACGGGTTCGGGGTCGTCGACCACCGGCAGGTGAATCCCGACCTCGGGTCGTGGGACGACGTCGCCGACGTGCGCACCGACCACGCGTTGGCGCTGGACTTCGTGGCCAACCACGTCTCGTCCGCGAGCGCGTGGTTCCGGGGGTGGCTCGCCGGCGACCCGCGATACGCCGGGTACTTCCTCGACCCCGGTGGGGACTTCGACGTCTCGCAGGTCGTGCGGCCGCGCACGACTCCGCTCGTGCACGAGTATCCGCGACCCGACGGCACCACCACGCGTGCCTGGACGACCTTCGGGCCCGACCAGGTCGACGTCGACCCGCGCACCCCGGCGGTGCTGCTGGAGCTGACCGACGTGCTGCTCGGGTACCTCGCGCGCGGGGCGACGACGGTGCGGCTGGATGCCATCGGGTTTCTGTGGAAGGAACCCGGCACCACCTGCATCCACCTGCCGCAGACGCATGCCGTCATCCGCATCTGGCGTGCGCTCGTGGATGCGCTGGCCCCCGGCATCCTGCTGCTGACCGAGACGAACGTGCCGCACGCCGACAACGTGCGCTACTTCGGTGATGGGTCCGACGAGGCGCACATGGTCTACCAGTTCGCGCTGCCGCCGCTCGTGCTGCACGCGTTCGTCACCGGGCGCGCCACGGTGCTGACGGAGTGGGCGAGCGGCATCGGGCCGGTCAGCGACAGTGCGACGTGGTTCAACTTTCTCGCGAGCCACGACGGCATCGGGCTGCGGCCGACGGAGGGGCTGCTCACCGACGACGACCGCGCGCTGCTCGTGGAGCGCACTCTCGCCCGCGGCGGCCAGGTGTCGCTGGCGCGGCGCCCCGACGGCACGAGCGGGGTGTACGAGCTGAACACGAACTACCTCGACGCGCTCGTGTCGCCGGAGTCCGCCGACCCCGATGGCGACGCCGTGGCGCGCGGTCTGGCGGCCCACGCGATCCTGCTGTCGGTGGTCGGCGTGCCCGCGATCTACTACCACTCGCTGCTGGGGTCGGGTCAGGACCGCGCGGGGATGGAGGAGTCCGGCATCCCGCGCCGCATCAATCGTGAGGTGCTGGATGCCGACCGGCTGCGGGCCGAGGCGAGCTCGTCGCCGCGACGGACGGGGATGCTTCAGGGGCTCCGCGGGCTGCTCGCGGCCCGTCGAGGGCTGCCGGGGCTGTCGCCGTTCGCCGCGCAGCGCGTGGAGAGGCTCGATGAGCGGGTGGTGGTGATCCGCCGCGCCGCGGGGACGCCCGACGAGGTCGTGGCCGTGACCAACGTCAGCGGCGACCCCGTGCACCTGCCGATGCTGTCGGGGACGGATGTGCTCACCGGCATCCGCCACCACGGCCTGCGGCTGGGGCCGCACGGGTATGCGTGGCTCGTCGGCGCCCGGGGCACGCCGGGGTCGGGCTTGCCGGGGTGA